One Terriglobales bacterium genomic region harbors:
- a CDS encoding metallophosphoesterase: MTITTRVQAGVLALFVLVGGCAPLEPARPLRPLPNSANLAAAPGAADFVFYVFGDNRPKKAKDGPTPTIQAIAADLAAADPKPVLALSCGDLIEGKDPTQEATIRSEYQAIFSVLHSAGVPIFNAPGNHEMDDAQDVPNATMTTWYAEMVGLPYGSFDYGNSHFIALNTEEIAPPEVVRSPRAPTDEPSGTLDPGYISPAQRRWLAHDLAASRHQANVFLFMHHSVHARKAKNQLDAASAAALQAILSQYPNVKAVFSAHEHLYYNPQAPDDLQDPMAGSAGSGPRYLVTGGAGAPLESGDHGFYHYLIVTVHGADVTVRLVKLP; encoded by the coding sequence ATGACCATCACCACGAGGGTGCAAGCCGGCGTGCTCGCGCTCTTTGTTCTGGTGGGCGGCTGCGCTCCGCTGGAGCCGGCTCGCCCGCTGCGCCCCCTTCCCAACTCCGCGAACCTCGCGGCGGCGCCCGGGGCTGCCGATTTCGTCTTCTACGTGTTTGGCGACAACCGCCCGAAAAAGGCCAAGGACGGGCCCACTCCCACCATCCAAGCCATCGCGGCCGATCTCGCCGCCGCCGACCCCAAGCCGGTCCTGGCGCTCTCCTGCGGCGACCTGATCGAAGGCAAGGACCCCACCCAGGAGGCCACCATCCGCTCCGAATACCAGGCCATCTTCAGCGTGCTTCACTCCGCCGGCGTCCCCATCTTCAACGCTCCCGGCAACCATGAGATGGACGACGCCCAGGACGTCCCCAACGCCACCATGACCACCTGGTACGCCGAGATGGTCGGCTTGCCCTACGGCTCCTTCGACTACGGCAATTCGCACTTCATCGCGCTGAATACGGAAGAGATCGCGCCTCCCGAGGTCGTGCGCTCTCCGCGCGCGCCCACCGACGAGCCTTCCGGCACCCTGGATCCCGGTTACATCTCTCCGGCCCAGCGGCGGTGGCTGGCGCACGATCTGGCCGCCAGCCGCCACCAGGCCAACGTATTCCTCTTCATGCACCACTCCGTACACGCGCGCAAGGCCAAGAACCAGCTCGACGCCGCCAGCGCCGCCGCCCTGCAGGCGATCCTCAGCCAGTATCCCAACGTCAAGGCCGTCTTCTCCGCCCACGAGCATCTTTACTACAATCCGCAGGCCCCGGATGACCTGCAGGATCCCATGGCCGGAAGCGCCGGCTCCGGACCGCGCTATCTGGTCACCGGGGGGGCGGGCGCGCCTCTCGAGTCCGGCGACCACGGCTTCTATCACTACCTGATCGTCACGGTCCACGGCGCCGACGTCACCGTCCGGTTGGTGAAGCTCCCTTAG
- a CDS encoding LuxR C-terminal-related transcriptional regulator yields the protein MNQLHKRLQTMPLTEREKEIVLLLAQGHPNKEIANRCNITEHTVKDHLKNVYQKTGIHQRTALLARLMGVDGTA from the coding sequence ATGAATCAGTTGCACAAAAGGCTGCAGACCATGCCCCTCACCGAGCGGGAAAAGGAGATCGTCCTGCTCCTGGCCCAGGGACATCCCAACAAGGAGATCGCCAACCGCTGCAACATCACCGAGCACACGGTGAAGGACCACCTCAAGAACGTCTATCAGAAGACCGGGATCCACCAGCGCACCGCGCTGCTGGCCCGCCTGATGGGCGTGGACGGCACGGCCTAG